Proteins encoded by one window of Blautia argi:
- a CDS encoding ethanolamine utilization protein EutH yields MFQELINNITNVEVFTQSIKDWVSNLSINSVIILVMMIFMIVGAVDKMRGNKHGYGEQFEEGFNAMGPLAMAMAGVVAAAPVLAILLKPIIVPIYELLGADASMFATTLLACDMGGYPLAMELAETETLGNFSGLILGTMMGPTLVFTIPVALSIIKKKDRPYLGAGILAGMITIPIGCIVGGLVMNMTQYKINILTILVNLIPVIIIAGLIVLGLWFAPAKMISGFNKFGTGVTVVITALTAIAVFEYQTKIKFPLFNIMVEPNADGVIPLESGLLTCGQISIVLIGAFPMVLWITRTFGKALNALGKKFGMDENGSAGLVATLANNIAMFNIMDKMNPKGKLLNVAFAVSAAFVFGDHLGFTAGVNSEMIFPVIVGKLVAGITALILANILSPKLLSKVQSTQTESEE; encoded by the coding sequence ATGTTTCAGGAATTAATTAACAATATTACAAATGTCGAGGTTTTTACACAAAGTATTAAAGATTGGGTTTCTAATTTGTCTATTAACTCAGTAATTATTTTAGTTATGATGATTTTCATGATTGTAGGCGCAGTAGACAAAATGCGCGGCAACAAACATGGATACGGTGAACAGTTTGAAGAAGGCTTTAATGCCATGGGTCCTCTGGCAATGGCAATGGCAGGCGTTGTAGCGGCAGCGCCGGTGCTGGCGATTTTATTGAAGCCCATTATTGTGCCAATTTATGAGCTCCTGGGTGCAGATGCTTCTATGTTTGCAACAACACTTTTGGCCTGTGACATGGGTGGATATCCTTTGGCTATGGAGTTGGCAGAAACAGAAACACTGGGAAATTTCTCAGGCCTGATTTTGGGAACTATGATGGGTCCTACTCTGGTATTTACCATTCCGGTAGCGCTCTCCATTATTAAAAAGAAAGACAGACCATACCTTGGAGCAGGTATTCTTGCAGGTATGATTACCATTCCGATCGGTTGTATCGTAGGTGGTCTGGTTATGAACATGACACAGTACAAGATTAATATTCTGACAATCCTGGTAAACCTGATTCCGGTTATTATCATTGCAGGTCTGATTGTTCTTGGTCTGTGGTTTGCACCGGCGAAGATGATCAGCGGATTTAATAAATTCGGTACAGGGGTAACGGTTGTCATTACTGCTCTTACCGCCATCGCTGTTTTTGAGTATCAGACAAAGATTAAATTCCCGTTGTTCAACATTATGGTAGAGCCAAATGCAGATGGTGTGATTCCTCTGGAATCCGGACTTTTAACCTGTGGACAGATTTCTATCGTGTTAATCGGCGCCTTTCCTATGGTACTGTGGATTACCCGTACCTTTGGCAAAGCATTAAATGCGCTGGGTAAGAAATTCGGTATGGACGAAAATGGTTCTGCAGGTCTGGTAGCAACCCTGGCAAACAACATTGCCATGTTTAACATTATGGACAAGATGAATCCAAAAGGAAAACTGTTAAACGTTGCATTTGCAGTAAGTGCAGCCTTTGTATTCGGTGACCACCTTGGATTTACCGCTGGTGTAAACTCTGAAATGATTTTCC